From the genome of Rhizobium oryzihabitans:
TCAGATAGGCCGCGGTCCCGCCGCCGATGCCGGCATAGAGAATGTCGAATTCGGGTGCGATCACCGCAAAGACCGGACCTGCGATCACGCCGATGACAAAGGCGACCTTGACGACGGAATGGCGGGCTGACGCCCAGATCGACGCCACGAAATAAACGGGCGTGAGGAAGAACAGGACGCCTGCGACTAGTGGCGGAAAGGCAGCAACGACGCCGTAACAAAGACCGACGATGACGGCGTTGACGACGGTAAGCGTGATGCCGAAACCGGCAAACCAGGCAGCGCGCGCCTCACGCGGCACTTTCGAGAGATTCTGCGTGGCGAAGACCCAGGCCGTGATCGCAACGAAATGAGAAAGAAACAGCAATATCCATGTCGGCGTCTTCGCGCCGCGCATTTCCGGAACGATGGAGGCGACCATCGGCATCATCCGCACCGATGACAGCGTCACCGCCAGAAAACAGGCGGCGAGATTGGCGCCGCCGACCATGGAGCCGATCAGGATCATCTTGGCCGGCAGGGCCCAGATCGTCAGCGTCATGAACACCGCTTCGCCGCGTGCCACGCCCGATTCCAGCGCGAAGGCGCTGAAACCGACAAAGGATGTCATGAGAATGAGCGAGGGTAACGAAAATATGCCCCGCATTCCCCTGAAAAACCAGCCACGCAGGGGGATGGCATCGCTGTCGGCAGTCTGCATTGCTGATCCACTATACATGAAAATGCCGGGCTTTCGCCCGGCATCGGTTTATCGATCGAAAGACCGCGATCATTT
Proteins encoded in this window:
- a CDS encoding AzlC family ABC transporter permease → MQTADSDAIPLRGWFFRGMRGIFSLPSLILMTSFVGFSAFALESGVARGEAVFMTLTIWALPAKMILIGSMVGGANLAACFLAVTLSSVRMMPMVASIVPEMRGAKTPTWILLFLSHFVAITAWVFATQNLSKVPREARAAWFAGFGITLTVVNAVIVGLCYGVVAAFPPLVAGVLFFLTPVYFVASIWASARHSVVKVAFVIGVIAGPVFAVIAPEFDILYAGIGGGTAAYLIDRFVFRRRIKPVSPESEP